The Candidozyma auris chromosome 1, complete sequence genome includes a region encoding these proteins:
- the AMO2 gene encoding Amo2p: protein MPSVHPFDSARDYEIRLATKLVKDAHPASDNVHFVQCDRCDPPKKDMIKYLDAERHGGELPRIPRVFYCYYYTNTLTFNKALVNVTAGHIITKTQLPEGVVGPFMAEDMAEWEAHCLKHPAVLAEVEKLKLPSDCSVITDPWIYATDDPNEKRPLVQFFMYIQANNGHSESNHYSLPLKFSPVFEAYSKKFVRMDFLPSGYDDTVTPTQPWKRAKPSEYHPELNGEQLREVKPLLVQQPEGPSFTMEGSKVKWLSWEFRVATTAREGFVLYDGWFKGRQVFYRISLSEMTVPYADPRPPYHRKQAFDLGDAGFGVTGNSLKLGCDCLGVIKYLDGMFTGGNGEPSVMPSTVCMHEQDDGILYKHMNYRNGNAVVARRREFVVQTIATVANYEYALNFKFVNDGSIDLEVRATGILSTMPIDDNMTVPWGTVVAENCMAAYHQHILSFRIDPAVDGHKNSVVYDDVVKMPRDKHNQWGNGFVTQRTFVEKAGAVKQSPFTNRAYKVINENVVNPISRDNVGYKIEMPARQMIISDSDTYNVTRAKFATEQLWVTKYGDNQLFAAGEFTNQSQIDTGLGVWANGTDDVRNEDCVIWPTLSFTHIPRVEDFPVMPVEIHNIHMVPFNFFDKNPGLDLPQANNNFNKSTLANVGVEENKACCKSTL, encoded by the coding sequence atgcCTTCCGTGCACCCATTTGACTCCGCCAGGGACTACGAGATCAGATTGGCCACCAAGTTGGTCAAAGATGCCCACCCAGCCTCTGACAACGTTCACTTTGTCCAGTGTGACAGATGTGAccctccaaagaaggacaTGATCAAATACTTGGACGCTGAGAGACACGGTGGTGAGCTCCCAAGAATCCCTAGAGTGTTTTACTGCTACTACTACACCAACACTTTGACATTCAACAAGGCCTTGGTCAATGTCACTGCGGGCCACATTATCACCAAGACACAGTTGCCAGAAGGTGTGGTCGGCCCTTTTATGGCTGAGGACATGGCTGAGTGGGAAGCCCACTGTCTTAAGCACCCTGCTGTTCTTGCCGAAgttgagaagttgaagttgcCAAGCGACTGCTCTGTGATTACTGACCCATGGATCTACGCAACGGATGATCCAAACGAGAAGAGACCATTGGTGCAATTTTTCATGTACATTCAGGCCAACAACGGCCACTCTGAGTCCAACCACTACTCGTTACCATTGAAGTTCTCCCCAGTATTCGAGGCTTACTCCAAGAAGTTTGTCAGAATGGACTTCTTGCCCTCCGGTTATGACGATACCGTGACGCCCACCCAGCCTTGGAAGAGAGCAAAGCCTTCTGAGTACCACCCAGAGTTAAACGGTGAGCAGTTGAGAGAGGTGAAGCCATTGTTAGTTCAGCAACCAGAGGGCCCATCATTCACTATGGAGGGCTCTAAAGTTAAATGGCTCTCTTGGGAATTCAGAGTTGCCACTACTGCCAGAGAAGGTTTCGTACTCTACGACGGTTGGTTCAAGGGCAGACAAGTGTTCTACAGAATTTCTTTGTCTGAGATGACCGTTCCATACGCCGACCCTAGACCTCCATACCACAGAAAGCAGGCTTTCGACTTGGGTGATGCTGGTTTCGGAGTGACTGGTAACTCTTTGAAGCTTGGATGCGACTGTCTCGGTGTTATCAAGTATTTGGATGGTATGTTCACAGGTGGTAACGGTGAGCCATCCGTTATGCCTTCCACCGTTTGCATGCACGAGCAGGATGATGGTATCTTGTACAAGCACATGAACTACAGAAACGGTAACGCTGTAGttgccagaagaagagagttCGTCGTCCAGACCATCGCAACCGTGGCTAACTACGAGTACGCcctcaacttcaagttcgTTAACGATGGTTCCATCGACTTGGAGGTCAGAGCTACCGGTATCTTGTCCACCATGCCAATTGACGACAACATGACCGTTCCATGGGGTACCGTTGTCGCTGAAAATTGTATGGCCGCTTATCACCAGCACATTTTGTCTTTCAGAATCGACCCAGCTGTCGATGGCCACAAGAACTCTGTTGTTTACGATGACGTTGTGAAGATGCCAAGGGACAAGCACAACCAGTGGGGTAACGGTTTTGTCACTCAAAGAACTTTCGTTGAAAAAGCTGGTGCTGTGAAGCAGTCTCCATTCACCAACAGAGCCTACAAGGTAATCAATGAGAACGTGGTTAACCCAATCTCCAGAGATAACGTTGGATACAAGATCGAGATGCCAGCCAGACAGATGATCATCTCTGACTCAGACACTTACAATGTCACCAGAGCCAAGTTCGCTACCGAGCAGCTCTGGGTTACTAAGTATGGTGACAACCAGTTGTTCGCTGCGGGTGAGTTCACCAACCAGTCTCAGATTGACACTGGTCTCGGTGTTTGGGCCAACGGTACTGACGATGTCAGAAACGAGGACTGCGTCATCTGGCCAACCCTCAGTTTCACCCACATTCCCAGAGTTGAGGATTTCCCCGTCATGCCAGTCGAAATCCACAACATCCACATGGTTCcattcaacttctttgacaagaatcCTGGCTTGGACCTTCCACAggccaacaacaactttaACAAGTCTACTTTGGCCAATGTTGGTGTCGAAGAGAACAAGGCTTGCTGCAAGAGCACTCTTTGA